The Nicotiana tomentosiformis chromosome 2, ASM39032v3, whole genome shotgun sequence genome includes the window ACTTTTACAATTTTGTTGTTCGTTTATTTATTCTGATTAATTTTTTTGTGGGTTTATTTCATAGGACTGCTACGTAGTAAATTGCAGAAGAATGAACTTTTTAAGCTTCTGATTGACAGGCCTCAAACAATAACAAACACAAAAGCTTCAGATTGTTAAAAAGGTCTCAAACACTAGATGCCAAAGTTTCATTCTTTACACAAAACCAACTCTTGCAAGAATTGAATAAAGTTCAAATAAAGCACAAATCAGCTGTCAAACAACATAATACTTCAGCTATCAGATGCCAAAGTTTCATTCTTTACACAAAAACCAACTTTTTCAAAATACACAACTTAAGTTTGCAACTTTCAGAAGTAACAAAACTGCCAAAAGCCAACAACAATCAAAACTACTATATTGCGATTATGAATTTGGGAAGGAGCTTAAGGTACCATTAGTCGGGTAGGGATTTGTGACAGAGAGAAAATAATAAGCGGCTTTAATTTTACCCAAATATGATCGGGTTCGGGTATTTTAGTATTGACCCGTTTGACATGAATGAAAAAAAATAAGTGGCAACATTTAATACACCTCAGATTTGTGTATAAACACACGCTATATTGTTTGCACTGGTTTCATCTTTTGTGTTAAGGTAAAACATAAGAAATAGGGTtggagggccaaaatggaataaaGTTGAAATAGAGTGCCAAAATGAAAAATGGTGCCAAGTTGAATGTGCTATTTGGCATATAGCTACTTAAAAATTAAGATAAGTGACATATCATAACATGTTACCATACATagataatataaaattatttacaTTACATATAAAGTTAAATCCCGAGTTTAACTCTTTTACGGTGCATAATGCATCTATGATAAATCCATATTAACCACCTTTAAGATATGCTAGGTAAGTTAATATGCGTTGGTAAATATTGCTCAGTTTTGGGCTTCACGCTTTCCTTGTTTACCATCTTCTTTTAACCGCCATCCTGTCAACAGTTCGGAGTCGTAAAATCTCAGCAAAGCTAACAACTACTTGCAGTAGTTATTCACACGTATTTCATCACAACGTGCCACGCGCCCATGCTCCTCCCCCATACCAATCTTCTACATACTCTCACTTTCCTAAATCCTACACTTCGTATATCCTTTCCTCTCTCTTTCCATTTCTATATTTAGTATGTCTCTCTAAAGTACAGTAATCTCTGGTGCATAAACAAACAAAAAATGGCGGAAAATTCATCTACAGAAGGATTCATGTGTTTACATGGAGATTTGGAGCTTCACATCGTTCAAGCGCGTCATTTACCTAACATGGACTTAACTTCCGACCGTCTTCGCCGTTGTTTCACCGCCTGTGATGTCTGCCGGAAACCTCCGACTGAGTCCACCGCCGACGACGACGGAGAAAGTGGCGTTCCCAATGTGAAAAAAAATCCCGACCAAAAAATCCATCACCGGAGAATAATCACTAGCGACCCTTACGTCACTGTGTCGGCACCTCACACTGCTCTCGCCCGTACACGTGTCGTAACCAACTCCCAAAACCCTGTTTTTGATGAACATTTTCATATCCCCTTAGCACACCCTATCGACTGCTTAGAATTTCGCGTTAAAGACGATGACGTTTTCGGTGCTCAAGTTATGGGTAAGGTTAGAATTCCGGCCGAAAAAATCGCCGCCGGTGAGATTATTGCCGGCTGGTTTCCCGTTATTGGCGCTTCAGGGAAATCTCCAAAACCTAACACGGCTCTTCGGCTATGGATGAAATTCGTTCCATATGATACAAACCCATTGTACAAGCAAGGTATTGCTTCAGATCCTCAACATTTAGGTGTGAGGAATACGTATTTTCCGTTGAGGAAAGGGAGCTCAGTGAAGCTGTACCAAGATGCTCATATGAGCAACAGTTTTAAGCTACCGGAAGTTGAGTTGGAAAATAATGGAGTTTATCAACACAATAGATGTTGGGAAGATATATGCTATGCAATTTCAGAGGCTCATCACTTGATTTACATAGTTGGGTGGTCTGTTTTTCACAAGATTAAGTTGATTCGAGAGCTCACTAGGCCATTGCCGCGTGGCGGTGACTTGACACTTGGTGAATTGCTTAAATATAAGTCCCAAGAAGGGGTGCGCGTTCTGTTATTAGTTTGGGATGATAAAACTTCCCATGATAAGTTCTTAATTAACACGGTATGCATCTTTTGAACTGTTACTTTTTGGATATTTTCTTGGCTGCTGTTTTAAGTATTTGTTTTGATAGTGGTAAGATAAGAATATTGTCTTAGTCTTGCTTGTTGCTACTATTATTTTAATGGTGTGCTCAGTGTATGTTATAATGATGAATTGTCATTTCTTCCAAGCTTTCGAATGAGTGCAACATTAGTTGTAGTTCTTGTTTGTCAATCTCACAATAGTTTGAGATGGGGCTTGATGCAGGCGGGAGTAATGGGAACTCACGATGAGGAGACCAAGAAGTTCTTTAAGCATTCCTCTGTGATCTGTGTTTTGTCGCCACGTTATGCTAGCAGTAAGCTTAGCATTATCAAGCAACAGGTTAACTTTCATAACCACTTGCTCATTTGTTAGATTTAATGTACCCTGACATCGTTTGATTGCTGACTTCTCAAGTACCTGTGAAGTTATTGCCTCTTAAACCATTTCATTTCAATAGTTTGCATTCAGAATCAGGCATTCGATATGACGGAGAGTGTTCTTTTTGATGAATTGATAGAAAATATTCTTGTAAGTTTGTGGAAGAAGATAGGGATCAAGGAAGAGCTGAAATGGTTCAGCAGAACAACATAATAGATGAATGTTTGCCTTGTGTTGCTTGACACAATATTGTCCTGAATGAGTGGACTAAAGAAATATAGTTCTTCTAAAGCAGCAGAACTTGAGGTTTTGATAGGCTGTGTGAAGCTAAATTTTGTTTGGATTGCATAAATGTTCTCTTCTGAGAGGCCCTTCAAtgttttacaacaacaacaacaaacccaatatGTTCCCACcaggtggggtctggggaggttagtctgtacgcagaccttacccctacctaaaaggtagagaggctgtttccaatagaccctcggatCAGGAAGGGTAATAAGAAGAAGTGGAtagcaagaaaggaagaaagggagaagagaaaagaaaaaggaagatataaaggataagtagtaccaaataCTAGCAACAAGAGATACAATACCTGAGGCGAACAAAACTACATAACgtaataaaaatctaagaatatAAAGGGACAAGCGTGCTACTAAGACTATCGGTGAGCAACTAAAAACTACCCACTAACCTtctaccttaatcctcgacctccacaccctcctatcaagggtcatgtcctcagtaagctgaagcagcgccatgtcctgtctaatcacctctccccagtacttcttaggcctacctcgaccTCTTCTCAAACTCGCCATGGCcaatctctcacacctcctaacaggGGCATCGATGCTTCTTCTCTTAatatgtccgaaccatctcagcctcgactcccgcatcttgtcctccacggaggctactcccactctgtctcgaataacttcattcttaatcttatctctcctggtacgtccgcacatccatctcaacatcctcatctctgctactttcatcttctggacgtGGGTGTTCTTGACTGGCCGACACTCAGCTCCATACAGCATAACCGGTCGAACCACCACTCTATAAAACTTGCCCTTAAGTCTTAGCGGCACGttcttatcacataaaacaccggaagcgagcctccacttcatccatcccgcTCCGATGCGATGTGCGACATTTTCGTCAATCTCCCCGTTACCTTGGATAATAGACCCGAGATACTTAAAACTCGCTCTCTAGGGGATAACTTGAGCATCAAGCTTTACCTCTACGTCTACTTCATGGGTCCCGTCACAGaatttgcactccaagtattctgttttgGTTCTACTcaatttgaaacctttagactccaaggtctgtctccaaacctccaacctcgcGTTAACTCCgcttcgcgtctcgtcaatcaacacTATACTTTTTGCACTCCAAGGCCCTTCAATGTTTTAATGAATTAAAATCAATTAAACCAACTTCATGTAGCTTTTGGATCCATTATTTCCCATATGCGGATATTCCAATGAAATGATTTTGTGACCTGAACATTCTACTATTGCTTCCAGGTAGTGGGAACCATGTTTACGCACCATCAGAAGTGCGTACTGGTAGATACACAGGCTTCCGGTAATAATAGAAAAGTTACAGCATTCTTAGGAGGGCTTGATCTCTGCGATGGTCGATATGATACACCCGAACATCGCCTATTCCGTGATCTTGACACTGTATTTAAAGATGATTTTCATCAGCCTACATTTCCTGTGAGTAGTATTTGTTCCCATTTTTCcttgaataattcttgtatgtgtcatATGCACTCTGTGATTATTCTTTACTTTATATAGTTGATAATTTCGCAGAACTTTGAAGTTGGTTAGGGATCATCACTCAGTCTGTAGATTCATAAAAAAATTGTCTTCTGCAAATGAACTCCGAACTCCCCTGTGGCCGGAAAAATAACAGACGAAGCTTTACTTAGATAGGTCTTTGattggtattttttttttctttcagttCAGGTGTTGAATCATTTGATTTGGAAAAATTTTGGACGGAGAAAGACTATAGGGCTAAGAGAAGCTCTCCTGTCAAGCCTTTGATTCGACTGTTGGCAATGCCATTTTGAAAGAAAGGGAACCTGTAAAATCTTCTTACAACCTTGTTTCTAAGAATTTAATGAATTCTACTGAGCTTTTACTTGAAGAATTTGGAAAAACAGTGATTGCATTCAGCAGACATTGAAATGGACTTGTGGAATACTGCTTATAGAAATTGGTTGGTTGTGGTAAATGGCTAGTGTACTTGACATTGGTGGACGTTGTGGGCACTAACAGCATTTTTTTTTTACGTAGAAAAAAAAATAACAGCAGATTTATTATTGTGACCACGTCATCTGGAAAAAGGAGTTTTATGTTTATGTAAAGTATCTAAAATTCTTCTTCCGAACTAAAAAGTGTGAGCCATCTGTTAGTACTTAGGGAAACAATTTGTTGCTGGATATTTAGGAGCTATTATCACTCACGTGATTTGAATTGTAACGAGCAAAAGGCAGATCTATAGTTCACAGTGTTTCAGGCTCTAAAGCATATTGTAATTAGTTGGGGCTGAAAGCATATGGTTCTCCACTTACATAATTGCTGGGAATACCTTGTTCAGGAGGTTTATCAGCCGTTTAATAATGAAAGCTAAAATCTAGACTGTAACTTATGTCCCTGgatttgaatattaaaatttcaaatataaatatatatcttGACATCCATAGTTGCCGTAGCTATTTTTCAGGAGTTTTATGAGCTGTTTGATAATGAAAAATTAAATCTGAAGACTGAAATTTACGTGCCTGCATTTTGAATATTCAAATATCAGATTGCTActttcttctttcatttttgaTTATTATGATTTATCTTAGATGCTTTTTTTTGTTGATAATTCGAAACATATTTGTTTATCGAGACTGTATTGATCATGTGCTCGTCATTGGCCTTAATTTAAATGAGTCTATTTCATCTCCAATACTCAATCTTTAATATGTAAATCTGCTAGCAAgggaattattgaaaataatttttcataaacCATGAAATAAGAAATTTGCTAGCTCATTATCGATATGTTGGCAATTGATTTGCTGTACTTCAGTGTTATTTGACATAAAATATCTAGTATTTAATAGATATTAAGTAATGTTCTTTTAACACTAACAAGCACATCTACCGTTTTTTAGTATGTTCAAGTTGAATAGGATTGTCTAAAAGTTGCTAAGTAACCTCAGGGCCATCAACTTCGGTCTCAACTGAACCAAGTTGAAACCCAAGCTCGTTACATGATTATTTCAGCACTTTGCATATTTACATGTGTCTTTTTCAGTGACACATTTCTTTCTTGTCATTAGTTCTTTTCTACATGGCTCTCAAAGTTGATTGTTCTTTTTTCTGTTTTgatatttcttttttgtttttggttgCATGAATTAGCCAGGGACCAAGGCTCCGAGGCAACCATGGCATGATTTGCATTGCAGAATTGATGGACCTGCTGTATATGATGTGCTTATAAACTTTGCTCAGCGATGGAGGAAAGCGACAAAATGGAGGGAATTCAAATTATTTAAGAAAACAATGTCCCGTTGGCATGATGATGCTATGATAAAAATTGAGCGTATCTCATGGATTCTCAGCCCTGCTTTTGCTGTTTTTAGGGAGGGTACTGAAATTCCAGGGGATGATCCCAAACTACATGTATATGGTGAAGATCACTCAGAAAATTGGCATGTACAGGTAGATACTTCTTTGTACTGTGAATATCTTTCATGAATATGTTACATCCCTTTTGACTCTCATCGTCATTCTTATATTGCAGATCTTCCGCTCCATCGATTCTGGTTCAGTGCAGGGTTTTCCCAAGAGAATTGATGTCGCGCAGGCACAGGCAAGGAAATCATAGCCTTTTATCCTTTTTCCAAACTTTTGCTAAAGTAGCTGTAATGTGTAAGGAACTCTAGACAGAAAAACTTGTCTTACTTCCCATCGCAGTTCACATTTTCTGTGGCGTTATATCTTTTGCAGAATCTTGTCTGCTCAAAAAATCTGATAGTAGATAAAAGCATTGAAGCCGCATATATTCAGGCGATAAGATCTGCTCAGCATTTCATATATATTGAAAATCAGTATTTTCTTGGATCGTCATACGCTTGGGGATCATACAAAGATGCAGGTCAAATTTTAATCTTCTTGCTATTGCTGAATTGCAATATACAAGACTCCACTCTTTAACACCATATGAATGTTGGCTTGGCTTTATATTCTTGTCCACATGAAAAGTTGATGAACTGTTGCAACTTAATGCATTGAAACTCACTTGATAGTACCGTCAGAATCTAGTTTAGCACAAAAAGTTATTGTCTAAATGACCATCTTGCCACTTGGAATGCATCCTTATTTGTAAATATAAGGGAGTTGCTTTGAACTTGTAGGATTCCAAATTATATAGCTTCCTTGAAAAATTTTTGGTTTTGAGGTTGTGCAATCtcctaaagaaaaataatgtagcTTCCACATAGTTTTCCTAATAGGAGTATTTCTTTTTGAGATTTTCTCATTTCTGCACATTCTTGGAGTTGTTACATTGCTTCCTGATTTCATTTGTTGTCCACTTGATCAGGAGCTGATCATCTGATACCAATGGAATTGGCACTTAAAATCACTAGTAAAATTAGAGCCGGGGAACGGTTTTGTGTATATGTTGTCATGCCCATGTGGCCCGAAGGCGATCCTAAGTCAATCACTATGCAGGAAATTCTCTTCTGGCAGGTAATTTTTTCATGCAACTCTTTGATTTTGTCTGTTGGATTTTATAAAAGAAAGTAGATAGTTTTAAGTAGGCAATGATTAGGTGATACTGGCCTCAATTATGCAAACTACATCAAGGATACTTTCAGAATAGGGATGCCAGCTGTCTAGAAGGCTTAATCCATCCAAAAATCAGAATGTATAGTTATAGGGTGTGcattagcataaatagtagctacatTTTTCTAATATCTATGATCATGCCTATCCAAAAAAAGAAATTCCTTTGTTTTAGTGTTTGAAAGAGCAGATATTCTTATCTTTTAGGATAGTATATTTCTTTCCTTAGACATGGAGGGACAATTGAGGAAAATGACATCGAGAAAGGATGTTCATGGCATTATGGTATGTCTGAGGACCTGACAGAATGAGTGAGGGAAGAATTTGATAAAGGATGTGCGACTTTCCATGACATGTTTTCTTCACGCCTCCCATTGTCAGTGATTTCGAAGGAACTTGTGATCTGGAAAAAGTGTACTAGAACAGAAAGAAACAAACTTTTTAAGATTTTTGTTTGCTTTCAACAGAGCCAGACAGTACAGATGATGTATCAAGTTATTGCAACAGAGCTCAAGTCGATGCAGCTCTTGGACTCACATCCTCTAGACTATTTAAATTTCTACTGCCTTGGTAACCGTGAAGAGATTCCAAGCTCTATCTCTCAATCTTCTGGTAATGGTGATAAGGTAATGTCTTAAGGAATTTTCTTCTTTACATTATATTGTAATGTACAGACACAAAATACACATGAGAGCAACTGAACTGAAGGCTGCCTTTAACATTGATGAATATGGGTTCTAGAGTCTTAAAAAATAGCTATTTGACTTTCTGACATTTTTGAATCTATCGTTTAAACTTTTATGGGTATCAAATTTCCTAAACTTTGTTTCTTTCACGTTTCCTCGAAATCTATATTGGTCTGTCATGCGCTTAAACCAAATTCATCAATTATCATATCCATTTCACACTTTCTATAGGTTTTGATGTTCCATCCTGAAAATCTATTTTTGTGTCGCTAAACAGTATAAATTAACATGCTTAAGATTCTAGCTAGACCTGGTTCTTGTGAACTTTTCACCCGATGTATCTATATGCATACTACTGTATTAGTAGTACTAGAATAAAAAATCCAGCATTATTATGCATTCCTCCTGATTGTTGAATTACTGCATTAT containing:
- the LOC104091055 gene encoding phospholipase D delta isoform X2 codes for the protein MAENSSTEGFMCLHGDLELHIVQARHLPNMDLTSDRLRRCFTACDVCRKPPTESTADDDGESGVPNVKKNPDQKIHHRRIITSDPYVTVSAPHTALARTRVVTNSQNPVFDEHFHIPLAHPIDCLEFRVKDDDVFGAQVMGKVRIPAEKIAAGEIIAGWFPVIGASGKSPKPNTALRLWMKFVPYDTNPLYKQGIASDPQHLGVRNTYFPLRKGSSVKLYQDAHMSNSFKLPEVELENNGVYQHNRCWEDICYAISEAHHLIYIVGWSVFHKIKLIRELTRPLPRGGDLTLGELLKYKSQEGVRVLLLVWDDKTSHDKFLINTVVGTMFTHHQKCVLVDTQASGNNRKVTAFLGGLDLCDGRYDTPEHRLFRDLDTVFKDDFHQPTFPPGTKAPRQPWHDLHCRIDGPAVYDVLINFAQRWRKATKWREFKLFKKTMSRWHDDAMIKIERISWILSPAFAVFREGTEIPGDDPKLHVYGEDHSENWHVQIFRSIDSGSVQGFPKRIDVAQAQNLVCSKNLIVDKSIEAAYIQAIRSAQHFIYIENQYFLGSSYAWGSYKDAGADHLIPMELALKITSKIRAGERFCVYVVMPMWPEGDPKSITMQEILFWQSQTVQMMYQVIATELKSMQLLDSHPLDYLNFYCLGNREEIPSSISQSSGNGDKVSDSYKFQRFMIYVHAKGMIVDDEYVIVGSANINQRSLAGSKDTEIAMGSYQPHHTWAGNQRHPRGQIYGYRMSLWAEHLGRIEECFEEPEALTCVRRVNEVAEDNWKRFAAETFTPLQGHLLKYPMQVDADGKVGSLPGYECFPDVGGKILGNHAPTIPDVLTT
- the LOC104091055 gene encoding phospholipase D delta isoform X3, encoding MAENSSTEGFMCLHGDLELHIVQARHLPNMDLTSDRLRRCFTACDVCRKPPTESTADDDGESGVPNVKKNPDQKIHHRRIITSDPYVTVSAPHTALARTRVVTNSQNPVFDEHFHIPLAHPIDCLEFRVKDDDVFGAQVMGKVRIPAEKIAAGEIIAGWFPVIGASGKSPKPNTALRLWMKFVPYDTNPLYKQGIASDPQHLGVRNTYFPLRKGSSVKLYQDAHMSNSFKLPEVELENNGVYQHNRCWEDICYAISEAHHLIYIVGWSVFHKIKLIRELTRPLPRGGDLTLGELLKYKSQEGVRVLLLVWDDKTSHDKFLINTAGVMGTHDEETKKFFKHSSVICVLSPRYASSKLSIIKQQPGTKAPRQPWHDLHCRIDGPAVYDVLINFAQRWRKATKWREFKLFKKTMSRWHDDAMIKIERISWILSPAFAVFREGTEIPGDDPKLHVYGEDHSENWHVQIFRSIDSGSVQGFPKRIDVAQAQNLVCSKNLIVDKSIEAAYIQAIRSAQHFIYIENQYFLGSSYAWGSYKDAGADHLIPMELALKITSKIRAGERFCVYVVMPMWPEGDPKSITMQEILFWQSQTVQMMYQVIATELKSMQLLDSHPLDYLNFYCLGNREEIPSSISQSSGNGDKVSDSYKFQRFMIYVHAKGMIVDDEYVIVGSANINQRSLAGSKDTEIAMGSYQPHHTWAGNQRHPRGQIYGYRMSLWAEHLGRIEECFEEPEALTCVRRVNEVAEDNWKRFAAETFTPLQGHLLKYPMQVDADGKVGSLPGYECFPDVGGKILGNHAPTIPDVLTT
- the LOC104091055 gene encoding phospholipase D delta isoform X1 — translated: MAENSSTEGFMCLHGDLELHIVQARHLPNMDLTSDRLRRCFTACDVCRKPPTESTADDDGESGVPNVKKNPDQKIHHRRIITSDPYVTVSAPHTALARTRVVTNSQNPVFDEHFHIPLAHPIDCLEFRVKDDDVFGAQVMGKVRIPAEKIAAGEIIAGWFPVIGASGKSPKPNTALRLWMKFVPYDTNPLYKQGIASDPQHLGVRNTYFPLRKGSSVKLYQDAHMSNSFKLPEVELENNGVYQHNRCWEDICYAISEAHHLIYIVGWSVFHKIKLIRELTRPLPRGGDLTLGELLKYKSQEGVRVLLLVWDDKTSHDKFLINTAGVMGTHDEETKKFFKHSSVICVLSPRYASSKLSIIKQQVVGTMFTHHQKCVLVDTQASGNNRKVTAFLGGLDLCDGRYDTPEHRLFRDLDTVFKDDFHQPTFPPGTKAPRQPWHDLHCRIDGPAVYDVLINFAQRWRKATKWREFKLFKKTMSRWHDDAMIKIERISWILSPAFAVFREGTEIPGDDPKLHVYGEDHSENWHVQIFRSIDSGSVQGFPKRIDVAQAQNLVCSKNLIVDKSIEAAYIQAIRSAQHFIYIENQYFLGSSYAWGSYKDAGADHLIPMELALKITSKIRAGERFCVYVVMPMWPEGDPKSITMQEILFWQSQTVQMMYQVIATELKSMQLLDSHPLDYLNFYCLGNREEIPSSISQSSGNGDKVSDSYKFQRFMIYVHAKGMIVDDEYVIVGSANINQRSLAGSKDTEIAMGSYQPHHTWAGNQRHPRGQIYGYRMSLWAEHLGRIEECFEEPEALTCVRRVNEVAEDNWKRFAAETFTPLQGHLLKYPMQVDADGKVGSLPGYECFPDVGGKILGNHAPTIPDVLTT
- the LOC104091055 gene encoding phospholipase D delta isoform X4 encodes the protein MAENSSTEGFMCLHGDLELHIVQARHLPNMDLTSDRLRRCFTACDVCRKPPTESTADDDGESGVPNVKKNPDQKIHHRRIITSDPYVTVSAPHTALARTRVVTNSQNPVFDEHFHIPLAHPIDCLEFRVKDDDVFGAQVMGKVRIPAEKIAAGEIIAGWFPVIGASGKSPKPNTALRLWMKFVPYDTNPLYKQGIASDPQHLGVRNTYFPLRKGSSVKLYQDAHMSNSFKLPEVELENNGVYQHNRCWEDICYAISEAHHLIYIVGWSVFHKIKLIRELTRPLPRGGDLTLGELLKYKSQEGVRVLLLVWDDKTSHDKFLINTPGTKAPRQPWHDLHCRIDGPAVYDVLINFAQRWRKATKWREFKLFKKTMSRWHDDAMIKIERISWILSPAFAVFREGTEIPGDDPKLHVYGEDHSENWHVQIFRSIDSGSVQGFPKRIDVAQAQNLVCSKNLIVDKSIEAAYIQAIRSAQHFIYIENQYFLGSSYAWGSYKDAGADHLIPMELALKITSKIRAGERFCVYVVMPMWPEGDPKSITMQEILFWQSQTVQMMYQVIATELKSMQLLDSHPLDYLNFYCLGNREEIPSSISQSSGNGDKVSDSYKFQRFMIYVHAKGMIVDDEYVIVGSANINQRSLAGSKDTEIAMGSYQPHHTWAGNQRHPRGQIYGYRMSLWAEHLGRIEECFEEPEALTCVRRVNEVAEDNWKRFAAETFTPLQGHLLKYPMQVDADGKVGSLPGYECFPDVGGKILGNHAPTIPDVLTT